One Candidatus Eremiobacteraceae bacterium genomic region harbors:
- a CDS encoding CofH family radical SAM protein, with the protein AGEPLSHEDGVFLYEEAPFHALGQLAHEVRTNKNGDRAYYVFKRYLNTTNVCYAACKFCSFAAHEKEARAVRMSIQEILDKACAEPVDYDELHIVGGHDPKQTSLDFWLPMIEEMHRRIPHVQLALFTAAEIDYMCKRARCTYEGGLTRLRDAGLTSLNGGGAEILVKRVRDLVCPHKANTEEWLEVHRVAHRLGIRTNCTMLYGHVETIAERVEHLVLLRRLQAETGGFKCFVPLPFHPEENDLEEYGWTGGIDDLRTIAVSRLMLDNIDHIKAYWISYGIKVAQLGLHFGADDIDGTVHNEQQIYRDAGSKTDQSTPAQELKRAIEEAGFVPTRRNLLYKVMEPA; encoded by the coding sequence CGCCGGCGAGCCGCTCAGCCACGAAGACGGCGTCTTCCTTTATGAGGAAGCGCCCTTTCACGCGCTCGGTCAGCTCGCGCACGAAGTGCGCACGAACAAGAACGGCGACCGCGCATACTACGTGTTCAAACGCTATCTGAACACCACCAACGTCTGCTACGCGGCCTGCAAGTTCTGCTCGTTTGCCGCGCACGAAAAGGAAGCGCGCGCGGTCCGGATGTCCATTCAGGAGATCCTCGACAAGGCTTGCGCCGAACCCGTCGATTACGACGAGCTCCATATCGTCGGCGGCCACGACCCAAAGCAGACGAGTCTTGATTTCTGGCTGCCGATGATCGAAGAGATGCACCGGCGCATTCCGCACGTGCAACTCGCGCTGTTCACCGCCGCCGAAATCGACTACATGTGCAAGCGCGCGCGCTGCACGTACGAAGGCGGCCTCACGCGCCTGCGCGACGCCGGCCTCACATCGCTCAATGGCGGCGGGGCAGAGATCCTTGTGAAGCGCGTGCGCGATCTCGTCTGTCCGCACAAGGCGAACACGGAGGAGTGGCTCGAGGTGCATCGCGTCGCGCATCGATTGGGGATCAGGACCAATTGCACGATGCTGTACGGCCACGTCGAGACCATTGCCGAACGCGTGGAGCACCTCGTGCTGCTTCGGCGATTGCAGGCCGAGACCGGCGGCTTCAAATGCTTCGTGCCGCTCCCGTTCCACCCCGAAGAGAACGATCTGGAAGAATACGGTTGGACGGGCGGCATCGACGACTTGCGGACGATCGCCGTGTCAAGGCTCATGCTCGACAATATCGATCACATCAAGGCGTATTGGATCTCGTACGGCATCAAGGTCGCGCAGCTCGGACTGCACTTCGGCGCCGACGACATCGATGGGACCGTGCACAACGAGCAACAGATCTATCGCGACGCCGGCAGCAAGACCGATCAGAGCACGCCGGCTCAAGAGCTCAAACGCGCCATCGAAGAGGCCGGTTTTGTGCCGACCCGGCGCAATCTGCTCTACAAAGTGATGGAACCCGCGTGA
- a CDS encoding menaquinone biosynthesis protein, whose translation MIRCGRISYTNDLPVYAAFDAGAVAFPGSLTSGVPTDLNRLLLAGTLSCGPVSSFFYAQHASEFLLLPGICIGSRREVRSIYCVSAKPPSSLAGVPIAVTRESATGRALFATICAKYYGFAPEYAESDDPFSAYAADGSPCILIGDKAIDAYLAAPRANTYDIGELWTDLSGHEMVYAVWAARRDVVTRERDAVDAARRALTLALDWGERNIGDVVRRAQTQIARPAGFYDAYYAALNFHFDLSAQTGLSAFFDAATASGLLASAPTLDFVQEVPTRV comes from the coding sequence GTGATCCGCTGCGGCCGCATCAGCTATACAAACGATTTGCCCGTCTACGCGGCCTTTGATGCCGGTGCGGTCGCGTTTCCCGGCAGCTTGACGTCGGGCGTTCCGACCGATCTCAACCGGCTGCTGCTCGCCGGAACGCTTTCCTGCGGACCGGTCTCGTCGTTTTTCTACGCGCAGCACGCAAGCGAATTTTTGCTTCTGCCAGGGATCTGCATCGGCTCGCGCCGCGAAGTGCGCAGCATATATTGCGTTTCGGCCAAGCCCCCATCGTCGCTTGCCGGCGTGCCCATCGCGGTCACACGCGAATCGGCCACGGGCCGAGCATTGTTCGCGACGATATGCGCGAAGTACTACGGATTCGCGCCGGAGTATGCCGAATCCGACGATCCGTTCTCAGCATACGCCGCCGATGGTTCGCCGTGTATCTTGATCGGCGATAAAGCCATCGACGCGTACCTCGCCGCGCCACGTGCGAATACCTACGATATAGGCGAATTGTGGACCGATCTCAGCGGTCACGAAATGGTCTACGCGGTGTGGGCCGCACGTCGCGACGTTGTCACGCGCGAGCGTGACGCCGTGGACGCGGCGCGTCGCGCGCTGACGCTCGCGCTCGACTGGGGCGAGCGCAATATCGGCGATGTCGTCCGCCGGGCGCAAACACAGATAGCACGGCCGGCCGGTTTCTACGACGCGTATTACGCCGCGCTCAATTTCCACTTCGACCTCTCCGCGCAGACGGGGCTCTCGGCGTTCTTCGACGCCGCCACCGCATCCGGGCTGCTAGCCTCAGCTCCGACGCTGGATTTTGTCCAAGAGGTGCCGACACGTGTCTGA
- the mqnC gene encoding cyclic dehypoxanthinyl futalosine synthase: protein MSDVAALLERAAVGGRLSYDEGLQLYREANLHELGAAAHSRRTQMFPGDEVTYVIDTTINYTNICNVHCSFCAFFRPEGHAEGYTMTHEHVLERVKFAADQGATQIMIQGGVNPDLAIDYYVDLFHKVREHFPDVDIHSLSTSEICGIAKRESMSVEDVLRTLRAAGLKSLPGAGAEILVERVRKRISARKIDDDRWLDVMRVAQGLGMPTTATMMFGSIETDAERIRHLDVLRELQDETHGFTAFIPWYYVPFKTPLKGKEATGLEYLRVLAISRLYLDNIPHLQSSWLTPGLKLGQLGLMFGCDDMGGTILEEKVVTLAGSTNSANRAELEKNIRQAGYRPVVRDTYFNRRDYPLATAG, encoded by the coding sequence GTGTCTGATGTAGCTGCCTTGCTCGAGCGGGCTGCCGTCGGCGGCCGGCTCTCCTACGATGAGGGCTTGCAACTCTATCGCGAGGCGAATCTGCACGAGCTTGGCGCGGCCGCCCATTCCCGGCGCACGCAGATGTTCCCCGGCGACGAAGTCACCTACGTGATCGACACGACGATCAACTATACGAACATCTGCAACGTGCATTGCTCTTTTTGCGCGTTTTTCAGGCCGGAAGGCCACGCAGAAGGCTACACGATGACGCACGAGCACGTTCTCGAGCGCGTCAAGTTCGCGGCCGATCAAGGCGCGACGCAGATCATGATCCAGGGCGGCGTCAATCCGGATTTGGCCATCGACTACTACGTCGACTTATTTCACAAAGTGCGCGAGCACTTTCCCGACGTCGACATCCACTCTCTTTCCACAAGCGAGATATGCGGCATCGCGAAGCGCGAGAGCATGAGCGTGGAAGACGTGCTGCGGACGTTGCGAGCCGCCGGTCTGAAATCGTTGCCGGGCGCGGGCGCGGAGATCCTCGTGGAGCGCGTGCGCAAACGCATCTCGGCGCGAAAGATCGACGACGACCGCTGGCTCGACGTCATGCGCGTGGCGCAAGGACTCGGGATGCCGACCACGGCCACCATGATGTTCGGCTCGATCGAGACCGATGCCGAACGCATCCGCCATCTCGACGTTTTGCGCGAACTGCAAGACGAAACGCACGGCTTTACGGCGTTCATCCCCTGGTACTACGTGCCGTTCAAGACGCCGCTCAAAGGCAAAGAAGCCACCGGACTTGAGTATCTGCGGGTTCTTGCTATCAGCAGGCTCTACTTGGATAACATCCCGCACTTGCAGTCGTCGTGGCTCACGCCCGGTCTCAAGCTCGGCCAACTCGGATTGATGTTCGGCTGCGACGACATGGGCGGCACTATTCTTGAAGAAAAAGTGGTCACGCTCGCGGGCAGCACGAATTCCGCGAATCGCGCTGAACTGGAGAAGAACATCCGCCAGGCCGGCTACCGGCCGGTGGTACGCGACACCTACTTCAACCGCCGCGACTACCCGCTCGCCACCGCCGGCTAG
- a CDS encoding type II CAAX endopeptidase family protein, with amino-acid sequence MTAQGSSLHFEERGLLRRLSSWVPLRLLCYALGILAVVVIATILTRLLVPPAPSPWHSWVILKNVLLPIAAFALYAWLVKLLEQRPAREIDLRRGFTFLPGALAGAAMMALFFLILWSLGLAQVSKGTGVTGLASEMIAPMVTAMGEELLFRAVLFRLLEEMSGTTTAIVVSAIVFGLAHAGNPGASAFSIAALAMDMGVLLALAYILTRNIWFAVGIHMGWNFTEGYIFGALNSGMRDPHSLLSTTLTGPQLITGGSFGPEGSILMVGICIAASVMMLVSIRRRGGWEAPRLRLRVENTSTVAP; translated from the coding sequence ATGACCGCACAGGGTTCGAGTTTACACTTCGAGGAGCGAGGGCTGCTTCGGCGCTTATCCAGCTGGGTGCCCTTGCGCCTTCTCTGCTATGCGCTGGGGATCTTGGCGGTGGTCGTCATCGCTACCATCCTAACTCGACTTTTGGTCCCCCCTGCGCCCTCGCCGTGGCACTCATGGGTGATCTTGAAAAATGTGCTGCTGCCCATCGCGGCGTTCGCGCTGTATGCCTGGCTGGTGAAGCTTTTGGAGCAGCGGCCGGCCCGCGAGATCGATTTGCGCCGGGGATTTACATTCTTGCCGGGCGCGTTGGCGGGCGCGGCCATGATGGCTTTGTTCTTTTTGATCTTGTGGAGCTTGGGGTTGGCACAGGTTTCTAAAGGAACGGGCGTCACCGGTCTCGCGAGTGAGATGATCGCGCCCATGGTCACAGCGATGGGTGAGGAGTTGTTGTTTCGCGCGGTGTTGTTTCGGCTGCTGGAGGAAATGAGCGGCACGACGACAGCGATCGTCGTATCGGCGATCGTGTTTGGCTTGGCGCATGCGGGCAATCCTGGCGCTTCTGCGTTCAGTATCGCCGCGCTGGCAATGGACATGGGAGTGCTGCTCGCGTTGGCCTATATCCTGACTCGTAACATTTGGTTCGCCGTCGGTATTCACATGGGCTGGAATTTTACGGAAGGATACATTTTCGGCGCGCTCAATTCGGGAATGCGCGACCCACATAGCTTGCTCAGCACGACACTGACGGGTCCGCAGTTGATCACAGGCGGTAGTTTTGGGCCCGAAGGCTCGATATTGATGGTGGGGATATGCATCGCAGCGTCCGTGATGATGCTGGTATCGATTCGGCGCAGGGGTGGTTGGGAGGCGCCGCGGTTACGATTGCGTGTCGAAAACACATCGACTGTCGCGCCCTAG